The Polymorphobacter megasporae genome window below encodes:
- a CDS encoding Hcp family type VI secretion system effector, whose protein sequence is MPVYLKLGSLQGAVTAGPYKGWIEIDSYSWGFSVAVQTTAGAAGNRMSSGKVTPGDVHLVKRQDDTTTQFMLQSLEGKNTPEAQLAVTIQASDGAEAKYIEYVMKNVICTSFTTSGQSSGGEPMENIALNFSQVNFNQFLRDDTNAERAVRGGYDFTTAKKV, encoded by the coding sequence ATGCCAGTTTATTTGAAGCTCGGTTCTTTGCAGGGTGCAGTCACCGCCGGTCCGTACAAGGGCTGGATCGAAATCGATTCGTACAGCTGGGGCTTCTCGGTTGCCGTTCAGACGACCGCCGGTGCTGCTGGCAACCGTATGTCGTCGGGTAAGGTCACGCCGGGCGACGTCCACCTCGTCAAGCGTCAGGACGATACCACGACCCAATTCATGCTGCAGTCGCTCGAAGGCAAGAACACGCCCGAAGCGCAGCTTGCCGTGACGATCCAGGCGTCGGACGGTGCCGAGGCGAAGTACATCGAATACGTCATGAAGAACGTGATCTGCACGTCGTTCACGACGTCGGGGCAGAGCTCGGGCGGCGAGCCGATGGAAAACATCGCGCTCAACTTCAGCCAGGTCAACTTCAACCAGTTCCTGCGTGACGACACGAACGCCGAGCGCGCTGTTCGCGGCGGTTACGACTTTACGACTGCGAAGAAGGTCTAA
- the tssH gene encoding type VI secretion system ATPase TssH, with protein sequence MDIKALVDRLAPESRSALEAASGLTLSRTHYDVEIEHWLLKLIESGDSAIGRILSHYEVDGGRVAADLAATLDRLRTGNARAPALSPRLVRWMREAWLFASLGVGAGSVAPAHLLASLMNDDMLASAIRESSSALRRIDARTLTENFAIIAAPAATADAPADQPANPGGGGTASTAALDKYCIDLTDRARSGGIDPVLGRDPEIRQLIDILTRRRQNNPILTGEAGVGKTAVVEGFALRIAAGEVPDVLKQVRLLSLDLGLLQAGAGVKGEFENRLKSVISEVKASPTPIVMFIDEAHTLIGAGGAEGQGDAANLLKPALARGEMRTIAATTWAEYKKYFEKDAALTRRFQVVKVEEPNEADAIKMVRGLVATLEKHHNIRILDEAVDAAVRLSHRYIFGRQLPDKAIALLDTACARVGMSQASTPASIEATDRQLAALDIEAGILERETAGGYDHTARQQDIVTEREAVAAKRVDLVARWEAERQLVDDIAAFRRDAEGPAEDASEAAATSPDTITQLRAARAELAALQGETPLVLDVVDRVAVADVVAGWTGIPVGRMVADEIAGIIDFEAIMAQRIRGQPQALAAIGSAMRANRAGLTDPNKPVGVFLMVGLSGVGKTETAMALADRFYGGADNMTVINMSEFKEEHKVSMLLGAPPGYVGYGEGGVLTEAVRRRPFSVILLDEMEKAHPGVQDVFYQLFDKGRVKDGQGRDVDFRNAMIIMTSNAGWEAIEPLCADPDIPPSVEALEQALRPKLLDHFRPAFLGRVTVVPYLPLPPAIIREIIGLALGKIARRLTAAYGATFTWSDAVVDLIAARSTESQSGARAIDGVVNRGLLPELSTLILNRLQSATNVAFVRTDVDDRGNFLYRFDDQ encoded by the coding sequence GTGGATATCAAGGCACTCGTAGACCGCTTGGCACCCGAGTCGCGATCGGCGCTCGAGGCAGCCTCGGGCTTGACTCTGTCGCGCACCCATTATGACGTTGAGATCGAGCATTGGTTGCTCAAGCTGATCGAAAGCGGCGATTCCGCGATTGGGCGGATCCTGTCGCATTACGAGGTCGATGGCGGGCGCGTGGCTGCCGACCTTGCGGCGACGCTCGACCGGCTCCGCACCGGCAATGCTCGGGCCCCGGCATTATCGCCCCGGCTGGTTCGCTGGATGCGCGAGGCGTGGCTATTCGCCAGCCTGGGCGTTGGTGCCGGATCGGTCGCTCCGGCGCACCTGCTCGCGTCGCTGATGAACGACGATATGCTCGCGAGTGCGATCCGCGAGAGTTCGAGCGCGCTTCGCCGGATCGATGCGCGAACGCTTACTGAAAACTTCGCGATCATCGCGGCGCCCGCCGCCACTGCCGATGCTCCGGCTGACCAGCCCGCCAATCCAGGCGGCGGCGGGACCGCCAGCACCGCGGCACTCGACAAATATTGCATCGACCTCACCGATCGTGCCCGCTCAGGCGGCATCGACCCGGTGCTCGGGCGCGATCCGGAAATCCGTCAGCTGATCGACATCCTTACCCGGCGGCGGCAGAACAACCCGATCCTCACCGGCGAGGCGGGGGTGGGCAAGACTGCGGTGGTCGAAGGGTTCGCGCTGCGGATCGCGGCGGGTGAGGTGCCCGATGTGCTCAAACAGGTTCGCCTGCTCAGCCTCGATCTCGGACTGTTGCAGGCGGGTGCGGGCGTAAAAGGCGAGTTCGAAAACCGGCTCAAGTCGGTCATCAGCGAGGTAAAGGCGTCGCCAACGCCGATCGTGATGTTCATCGACGAGGCGCACACGCTGATCGGGGCGGGGGGTGCCGAGGGTCAGGGTGACGCGGCGAACCTGCTTAAGCCCGCACTTGCGCGCGGCGAAATGCGGACGATCGCGGCGACGACGTGGGCCGAGTACAAAAAGTATTTCGAGAAGGACGCCGCGCTCACCCGCCGCTTCCAGGTGGTCAAGGTCGAGGAGCCCAACGAGGCCGACGCGATCAAGATGGTCCGCGGGCTCGTCGCGACGCTCGAGAAGCATCACAATATCCGCATCCTCGACGAAGCGGTCGACGCCGCCGTTCGCCTGTCGCATCGCTACATCTTCGGGCGGCAGCTGCCCGACAAGGCGATCGCGCTGCTCGATACGGCGTGCGCGCGCGTCGGCATGAGCCAGGCATCGACCCCCGCGTCGATCGAGGCGACCGATCGGCAGCTCGCGGCCCTCGATATCGAGGCGGGCATCCTCGAGCGTGAAACCGCAGGCGGTTATGACCATACGGCGCGGCAGCAGGACATCGTTACGGAACGCGAGGCGGTCGCGGCGAAGCGCGTCGACCTCGTCGCGCGGTGGGAGGCGGAGCGGCAACTGGTCGACGACATCGCCGCATTCCGCCGTGATGCCGAAGGCCCGGCTGAGGATGCGTCCGAGGCTGCTGCGACGAGTCCCGATACAATTACGCAATTGCGTGCGGCGCGCGCCGAACTGGCCGCGCTTCAGGGCGAAACGCCGCTCGTGCTCGATGTCGTCGATCGGGTGGCGGTGGCCGATGTCGTCGCCGGCTGGACCGGGATCCCGGTCGGCCGGATGGTGGCCGACGAGATCGCCGGGATCATCGATTTCGAAGCGATCATGGCGCAGCGGATCCGCGGCCAGCCGCAGGCGCTCGCCGCGATCGGCAGCGCGATGCGCGCGAACCGCGCCGGTCTGACCGACCCCAACAAGCCGGTCGGCGTCTTCTTGATGGTTGGCCTGTCGGGCGTCGGCAAGACCGAGACGGCGATGGCGCTCGCGGACCGCTTCTACGGCGGTGCCGACAACATGACCGTGATCAACATGAGCGAGTTCAAGGAGGAGCATAAGGTCTCGATGCTCCTCGGCGCACCGCCGGGCTATGTCGGCTACGGCGAGGGCGGGGTATTGACCGAGGCGGTCCGCCGCCGCCCGTTCAGCGTCATCCTGCTCGACGAAATGGAAAAAGCGCACCCCGGGGTGCAGGATGTTTTCTACCAGTTGTTCGACAAGGGGCGGGTCAAGGACGGGCAGGGGCGCGACGTCGATTTCCGCAATGCGATGATCATCATGACGTCGAATGCGGGGTGGGAGGCGATCGAGCCGTTGTGCGCAGATCCCGATATCCCGCCGAGCGTCGAGGCGCTTGAGCAGGCGCTGCGGCCGAAGTTGCTCGACCATTTCCGCCCCGCCTTTCTCGGCCGCGTGACGGTCGTGCCGTATCTGCCCCTCCCGCCCGCGATCATCCGCGAGATCATCGGCCTCGCGCTGGGGAAGATCGCGCGGCGGCTGACGGCTGCTTACGGAGCGACGTTCACCTGGAGCGATGCGGTCGTCGACTTGATCGCCGCGCGCTCGACCGAGTCACAAAGTGGCGCGCGCGCGATCGATGGTGTGGTTAACCGGGGTCTTCTGCCGGAATTGTCAACACTGATACTAAATCGTTTGCAGAGCGCAACTAACGTCGCCTTTGTGCGTACTGATGTTGATGATAGAGGTAATTTCCTTTATCGATTCGATGATCAGTGA
- the tssG gene encoding type VI secretion system baseplate subunit TssG, producing the protein MAAVGGAHRNAADHLTADPDIVEFFEFVRERLEAARRDVTHAATIGGDDSPVHEAVRFTTAVGQRHFADEVANIAGADGTTSVTVAFMGLTGPSGVLPDHYTERVVDERRERNFAFGEFLDMFNHRALSHFWRAWAKYRLPIAFESDGGRLDDSFSRALKSLAGLGVANEPVRDEAWLSMTGAMSRRVRSSGALRRIVEGIYGLPFEILELRGRWVDLAPSEQTRLGAGLADDGAFATLAQDAVAGAAIWDVVSRFRVRVGPLDFEDFQKFFAGTTRAEITDTIRRAVGGNIDFTIQLVLRGDAVPQLRLDDAAVPAALGQSTWLLAGPATGDRDEAVLNSGGY; encoded by the coding sequence ATGGCAGCAGTGGGCGGCGCACACCGGAACGCGGCAGATCATTTGACCGCCGACCCCGACATCGTCGAGTTCTTCGAATTCGTCCGGGAACGGCTCGAGGCGGCGCGGCGCGACGTCACGCACGCGGCGACGATCGGGGGCGACGATTCGCCGGTGCACGAAGCTGTGCGGTTCACCACCGCCGTCGGGCAGCGGCATTTCGCCGACGAGGTTGCCAATATCGCCGGTGCCGACGGCACGACGTCGGTGACGGTCGCCTTCATGGGGCTGACCGGGCCGAGCGGGGTCCTTCCCGACCATTATACCGAGCGCGTGGTCGACGAGCGGCGCGAGCGAAACTTCGCATTCGGCGAGTTCCTCGATATGTTCAACCACCGCGCGCTGAGCCATTTCTGGCGGGCGTGGGCGAAATACCGGTTGCCGATCGCGTTCGAAAGCGATGGCGGCAGGCTCGACGACAGCTTCAGCCGCGCGCTCAAGTCACTTGCAGGGCTCGGCGTCGCGAACGAGCCCGTCCGCGACGAGGCGTGGCTGTCGATGACCGGTGCGATGTCGCGGCGCGTGCGGTCGAGCGGCGCGCTGCGACGGATCGTCGAGGGCATCTACGGCCTCCCCTTCGAGATACTCGAACTTCGCGGACGTTGGGTCGATCTCGCACCGTCCGAGCAAACCCGGCTGGGAGCCGGCTTGGCCGATGACGGCGCGTTCGCCACGCTGGCACAGGATGCTGTCGCCGGTGCCGCGATCTGGGACGTCGTCAGCCGTTTTCGTGTCCGCGTCGGGCCGCTCGATTTCGAAGACTTTCAGAAGTTTTTCGCCGGGACCACCCGGGCGGAGATCACCGACACGATCCGCCGCGCGGTCGGCGGTAACATCGACTTCACGATCCAGCTGGTCTTGCGCGGCGATGCGGTGCCGCAACTCCGCCTCGATGATGCGGCGGTCCCCGCGGCGCTTGGCCAGTCGACGTGGCTGCTGGCTGGCCCAGCGACGGGCGATCGGGACGAAGCGGTCCTTAACAGCGGCGGATATTAA